A genomic window from Leptospira fletcheri includes:
- a CDS encoding sensor histidine kinase: MIEIEIVTTPRLTAFPVFLAFSRGYFEEEGVKVRVRVLKSYEAVFAHLREGRAEGGEVPFTAWLDQQLRRTSPSWTFYRGVILSSLVHGFYSASYMEAEAIRDSYHSFLPILHPLSLDRFIAEEFFRSENYHRRKPVPYIVTRPTLLVNEFIRAECLGVAASLQEIPFLGEKGYCLTVGNEVPPYYLPTNMLVFTGRFASKFPEEANSVSRAIRKATEDLANHVAYEGDSYVSDWVGPCPWKPPELDGFYTRSMPELGKILSGTPSLEDVRFVVDIYRKTFSRNDKAADLLDEAARSVADDPFPKFPSAFRFKKTELHLDYYSNLPPLRRQNPKELSKSPVRNIVTELKDLALSLLSGRRELSLDTTSVPTGPYLFIRSAMNTVLDYLNQELRDMEEKNKRLTEDNYLLETRLDISDLKRQTTEERYRYMFEFATDAMIIANADTRTIVDANRKFREISGYLASEIRNTRLARILPDILEQSEFKTPLGKEQHMTFIPETKLILKDGTKFRVGLSVTGFSAETKRFYQIQVSDNALILESERIKHEFISNISHELRSPMTNIQGYFDLLLSDPVLTLNEEQKEMADVIRKNVRRLNFLIENLLQLEKKEAQSTEEMAEIFDPATVIEEVLYINSPPAVEKGLEVVTNLSKGLRVRGVRFEFSQIVTNLFVNAVKYTEKGNVEVTLQKISPGKAELRIIDTGVGIDPKYKELIFERFFRVPDQRNRTVGGTGLGLSISRVLINKIGGEVFVEPNLKGGSIFRVVLPLHIA; encoded by the coding sequence GTGATTGAAATCGAAATCGTCACTACGCCGAGGTTGACGGCCTTTCCCGTTTTTCTAGCTTTTAGCAGGGGATATTTTGAGGAGGAAGGGGTAAAGGTCCGAGTCAGGGTACTGAAAAGTTACGAGGCGGTCTTTGCCCATCTCCGGGAAGGTAGGGCCGAGGGAGGGGAAGTTCCTTTCACCGCTTGGCTGGACCAACAATTACGCAGGACGTCCCCGAGTTGGACGTTTTATCGGGGAGTGATCCTTTCCTCCCTTGTCCATGGATTTTACTCCGCGTCCTACATGGAAGCGGAAGCGATCCGGGATTCCTATCATAGTTTTCTTCCTATACTTCACCCTCTCTCTCTGGATCGATTCATCGCCGAGGAATTCTTCCGCTCGGAAAACTACCATAGGCGGAAACCGGTCCCTTATATAGTTACTCGGCCGACTCTGTTGGTGAACGAATTCATACGCGCGGAATGTCTTGGGGTCGCGGCGTCCTTGCAGGAAATCCCTTTCTTAGGGGAAAAAGGATATTGTCTCACGGTAGGAAACGAGGTCCCGCCGTACTATCTCCCTACGAACATGTTGGTTTTTACGGGAAGGTTTGCCTCCAAATTTCCGGAAGAAGCGAATTCCGTGTCCCGTGCGATCCGGAAAGCCACGGAGGATTTGGCGAACCATGTGGCGTACGAAGGGGATTCCTACGTTTCTGATTGGGTGGGTCCCTGTCCGTGGAAACCGCCGGAATTGGACGGCTTTTATACTCGTTCGATGCCCGAGCTGGGTAAGATCCTTTCCGGAACTCCTTCCTTGGAAGATGTCCGCTTTGTGGTGGATATCTACCGCAAAACTTTTTCCAGGAACGATAAGGCGGCCGACCTTTTGGACGAAGCTGCCCGCAGCGTGGCCGACGATCCTTTTCCGAAGTTCCCGTCCGCGTTCCGGTTCAAAAAAACCGAACTCCATCTGGACTATTACTCCAATCTTCCTCCGCTCCGGAGACAGAATCCTAAGGAATTATCCAAATCCCCGGTCAGGAACATCGTCACCGAGCTGAAAGATTTGGCGCTAAGCTTACTCTCGGGAAGAAGGGAACTTTCCTTGGATACCACCTCCGTACCGACCGGACCTTACCTGTTCATACGATCCGCGATGAATACCGTATTAGATTATTTGAATCAAGAATTGCGCGATATGGAGGAGAAAAACAAGAGACTCACGGAAGACAACTATCTGCTCGAGACTCGACTAGATATCAGCGACCTGAAAAGGCAGACTACGGAAGAGCGTTATCGTTATATGTTCGAGTTCGCCACGGACGCAATGATTATCGCCAACGCCGACACGAGGACGATCGTGGACGCCAACCGGAAATTCCGCGAGATCTCCGGATATCTCGCTTCGGAAATCAGAAATACCAGACTGGCAAGAATCCTCCCCGATATATTGGAGCAGAGCGAATTCAAGACACCTCTAGGCAAGGAACAGCACATGACCTTCATTCCCGAGACAAAGCTGATCCTGAAGGACGGTACCAAATTCAGAGTCGGTCTCAGCGTTACCGGGTTTAGCGCCGAGACGAAACGATTTTATCAGATACAGGTAAGCGACAATGCGCTGATTTTGGAATCCGAACGGATCAAACACGAGTTCATATCGAATATCTCCCACGAACTCAGGTCTCCGATGACGAATATTCAGGGTTATTTCGACCTTCTCCTTTCGGACCCTGTCCTCACTCTGAATGAAGAGCAAAAAGAGATGGCGGACGTGATCCGTAAGAATGTCAGAAGGCTCAACTTTCTGATAGAAAACCTTTTGCAATTGGAAAAGAAAGAAGCCCAAAGCACGGAAGAAATGGCCGAAATCTTCGACCCGGCCACGGTGATCGAAGAAGTGCTGTACATCAATTCCCCTCCCGCCGTGGAAAAGGGATTGGAAGTGGTCACGAATCTTTCGAAGGGACTTCGCGTTAGAGGGGTCCGATTCGAATTTTCCCAGATCGTCACGAATCTATTCGTCAACGCAGTCAAGTATACGGAAAAAGGAAACGTGGAAGTCACTTTGCAGAAGATCTCTCCCGGCAAAGCGGAACTCCGCATCATCGACACCGGAGTCGGAATCGATCCTAAGTACAAGGAATTGATCTTCGAAAGATTTTTCCGGGTTCCGGACCAAAGAAATCGGACCGTAGGAGGAACGGGGCTGGGCTTATCCATAAGCAGGGTGCTGATCAATAAGATCGGAGGAGAGGTCTTTGTGGAACCCAATCTGAAAGGTGGGAGCATCTTTCGAGTCGTCCTACCGCTTCATATCGCATGA
- a CDS encoding lytic transglycosylase domain-containing protein, translated as MKLTDLAAFQTILGRIEEIRSIPEKFSPREATSKPKEENRSDASEPFSELLDRQKEAASSRENLKGDWENLGLSGFIRQQAEINGLDPNLVKSVIRAESGFQTDAVSSKGAQGLMQLMPSTAELLGVEDPLDPAENIAGGTKFLGDLVRKFGNTDLALAAYNAGPGAVEKYKGIPPYKETKDYVKKVNRYWKG; from the coding sequence ATGAAACTTACGGATTTAGCCGCCTTTCAAACCATTCTAGGTAGAATCGAGGAAATCAGATCCATTCCGGAAAAGTTCTCTCCCCGAGAGGCAACTTCTAAGCCCAAAGAGGAAAACAGGTCCGACGCGTCGGAACCTTTTTCGGAGCTGCTGGACCGCCAGAAAGAGGCAGCGTCTTCTCGAGAAAATCTGAAAGGGGATTGGGAGAATCTAGGGCTTTCCGGTTTTATCCGACAACAGGCCGAAATCAACGGGTTGGATCCGAACCTGGTAAAGTCCGTGATCCGCGCCGAATCCGGCTTTCAAACGGATGCGGTTTCCTCCAAGGGGGCGCAGGGACTCATGCAACTGATGCCTAGCACTGCGGAACTCCTAGGCGTGGAAGATCCTTTGGATCCCGCCGAAAATATCGCGGGAGGAACGAAATTTCTGGGGGACCTGGTGCGGAAATTCGGAAACACCGACCTTGCTTTAGCCGCATACAATGCGGGACCGGGAGCCGTGGAAAAATACAAAGGAATCCCTCCGTATAAGGAGACCAAGGATTACGTCAAGAAAGTGAATCGCTACTGGAAAGGCTGA
- a CDS encoding Cys-rich protein produces MISTRLFRYLPILLLGAVVGVFIAIKYAKLPGTSGTGEWEGKEICLEYCDSLTKCTKEAVPLATEDQLYKMENSCLRGCRKHFDKMQVCLVPEKMNSCTHLTSCLFQEMKKYY; encoded by the coding sequence ATGATCTCCACTAGATTGTTTCGGTATCTTCCTATTTTGCTTCTAGGCGCCGTCGTGGGGGTTTTCATCGCGATAAAATACGCGAAACTCCCCGGAACCTCCGGAACGGGAGAATGGGAAGGAAAGGAAATCTGTTTAGAATATTGTGATTCTCTAACAAAGTGTACGAAGGAAGCCGTACCGTTGGCCACCGAAGACCAACTCTACAAAATGGAAAATTCCTGCCTTAGAGGTTGCAGAAAGCATTTCGATAAAATGCAGGTGTGCTTGGTACCCGAGAAGATGAATTCCTGCACGCATCTCACTTCCTGTCTTTTTCAGGAGATGAAGAAATATTATTGA
- a CDS encoding ArnT family glycosyltransferase translates to MLENRLNFSESSQELPETQRIPHKNEFFSFWSKVGDKTFLSLLLLIGIIVLLPGLGSSQILTQGDEEMHIATIRESLSESSYLFPKFEGVMNLYKPPALFWSGMLSDSLLGTSIFAERFPSLLLFLGTSLFLYFGLRTARAKPFVAFFISGSFLFTLGTFKFSRLVMMESFLVFFLAATTSLFLKYRVSGKRIWLLAAGLLSGSAFLVKGPVFQVYSGIVLASLSCTSIFVRNGVRGWTGRRRIWKEIVNHVLFHASSLAIPFVWVLSLLLFSEAGRAFLNFFFVTENLGKYSSATANQQEWILPVGWLLYSLPFSFLLIFANGLVLASKPKNAVQVYGKAFAWASVAILLVHLTPNRKDYYYALPILPLAFLGAGVFFSRTNASSWKKPLYYNLIFLLGFWTVLALVKTTAQKLTEGSFVPDFLLALFLVGILTSLVLGVFRKAEIPSVFALGNLIVAGSLMAYVQFSLIPSLSLPDLPEGGSVWNARQVCVISENPWTALTYRNALAGAEIAHSIPGSERNCVDGQRAVLDYVTNWEPKVDYKLVQSWPIRKRDLSWKEFVGPGHGLEFVRLYEPTGESKNSEVK, encoded by the coding sequence ATGTTGGAAAACCGACTCAATTTTTCGGAAAGTTCGCAGGAACTCCCCGAAACGCAACGCATTCCCCATAAAAACGAGTTCTTCTCCTTTTGGTCGAAAGTAGGGGACAAAACGTTTCTCTCCCTTCTCCTTTTGATCGGAATTATAGTGTTACTTCCCGGTTTGGGCAGCAGCCAAATTCTGACCCAAGGCGATGAAGAAATGCATATTGCGACCATACGCGAAAGCTTATCCGAGTCTTCCTATTTGTTTCCGAAGTTCGAAGGGGTAATGAATTTGTACAAACCCCCCGCTCTTTTTTGGTCGGGGATGCTTTCCGACTCCCTATTGGGGACCAGCATATTTGCCGAAAGATTCCCTTCTTTGCTCCTTTTTTTGGGGACCTCCCTTTTTCTGTATTTCGGGTTGAGGACGGCCAGGGCTAAACCCTTCGTCGCCTTCTTTATTTCGGGAAGTTTTCTTTTCACTCTCGGTACTTTTAAGTTTTCCAGGTTAGTGATGATGGAGAGCTTTTTGGTCTTCTTTCTCGCGGCCACGACCTCCTTATTCCTGAAATACCGCGTTTCCGGAAAACGGATTTGGTTACTTGCGGCGGGACTTCTCTCCGGATCGGCCTTTCTGGTAAAGGGTCCGGTGTTCCAGGTCTACTCCGGGATCGTTCTGGCCTCCCTTTCCTGCACTAGCATATTCGTAAGGAACGGGGTTCGGGGATGGACCGGACGCAGACGAATCTGGAAAGAAATTGTGAATCATGTTTTATTTCACGCGTCCTCCCTTGCGATCCCTTTCGTATGGGTACTCAGTCTTCTCCTTTTCTCCGAAGCGGGAAGAGCCTTCCTGAATTTCTTTTTCGTAACGGAAAATCTGGGCAAGTATTCGAGTGCGACCGCCAACCAGCAGGAATGGATCCTTCCAGTAGGCTGGCTCTTGTACAGCCTTCCCTTTTCTTTTCTACTGATTTTTGCGAATGGACTGGTTCTGGCTTCCAAGCCCAAGAACGCCGTGCAAGTATACGGTAAGGCATTCGCCTGGGCCTCGGTGGCTATTCTACTCGTCCACCTGACTCCGAACCGGAAGGATTACTATTACGCGTTGCCGATTCTTCCTTTGGCGTTTTTAGGAGCGGGTGTTTTCTTTTCGCGGACAAACGCTTCCTCCTGGAAGAAACCTCTGTACTACAATCTGATCTTCCTTTTAGGATTCTGGACGGTTCTCGCCCTAGTCAAAACGACCGCGCAGAAATTGACGGAAGGTTCCTTCGTACCCGATTTTCTTCTGGCATTGTTCCTAGTAGGAATTCTGACTTCGCTCGTTTTAGGAGTCTTTCGAAAAGCGGAGATCCCTTCCGTTTTCGCTCTGGGAAATCTGATCGTAGCCGGTTCCTTGATGGCGTATGTGCAATTTTCCTTGATTCCTAGCTTGAGTCTGCCCGATCTTCCGGAGGGCGGATCCGTGTGGAATGCCCGACAGGTCTGCGTGATTTCCGAGAACCCTTGGACGGCCCTTACTTATAGGAACGCGCTTGCCGGAGCGGAGATCGCCCACTCCATCCCCGGTTCGGAAAGGAACTGCGTGGATGGACAACGAGCGGTCTTGGATTACGTTACGAACTGGGAGCCCAAAGTGGATTACAAATTGGTGCAATCCTGGCCGATCCGTAAGAGGGATCTTTCTTGGAAAGAGTTCGTCGGCCCGGGCCACGGCTTGGAATTCGTCCGTCTTTACGAGCCGACCGGCGAATCTAAGAATTCGGAGGTCAAATGA
- a CDS encoding TetR/AcrR family transcriptional regulator gives MAKPAKKKTKKKIRKIPAPSSLRSDPKKRDRMGTENALMKAAIQVFAQKGYDAATTKDIASLAGANEALIMRYFGGKKGLLESILTRAEELDDDGNTLLRKKNLPKDYTHLDEALEDSISARCDEFRNYSDFMKVAVSRIILDSDVSKIIQAKIYEKAIPEMVQELEKFKKAGEIDSKVDLKSVAFGISSLTFALGFMAQIVYKVPENEIKATIREIVRLMNKGLKPD, from the coding sequence ATGGCAAAACCCGCGAAAAAGAAGACCAAAAAAAAGATCCGGAAAATTCCGGCTCCCTCCTCTCTCCGGTCGGATCCGAAAAAAAGGGATCGAATGGGGACGGAAAACGCTCTGATGAAAGCGGCGATTCAAGTTTTTGCCCAAAAAGGATACGATGCGGCGACGACCAAAGATATAGCCAGTTTGGCTGGAGCGAACGAAGCCTTGATCATGCGCTATTTCGGCGGGAAAAAAGGATTGCTGGAATCCATTCTCACTAGAGCGGAAGAGTTGGACGACGACGGGAATACTCTTTTACGTAAAAAAAACCTGCCTAAGGATTACACTCATTTGGACGAGGCCTTAGAGGATTCCATCAGCGCTCGCTGCGACGAATTTAGGAACTATTCCGACTTTATGAAGGTCGCAGTGAGTAGAATCATTCTGGATTCCGACGTAAGTAAGATCATACAGGCCAAGATCTACGAAAAAGCGATCCCGGAAATGGTGCAGGAACTCGAGAAATTCAAAAAGGCGGGAGAGATCGATTCCAAGGTGGATTTGAAATCCGTCGCGTTCGGCATCTCTTCCCTCACCTTCGCGTTGGGTTTTATGGCGCAGATCGTATACAAAGTCCCGGAAAACGAGATCAAAGCTACGATCCGGGAAATCGTCCGACTCATGAACAAAGGACTCAAGCCCGATTAA
- a CDS encoding methyl-accepting chemotaxis protein, producing the protein MDKRESWKVRWKITIGMEVMTSVLAVPLAVLFIIAAGAYDFGKSLALIICAAISLFTSFVVPTVRFLYLGRVFRSLETEQWTKLNAVGKSAVKEKLLNFPLYNTIFYVVQWSYGIFSAWEYMHYFFRPTFLESLPFAFLPAIIYPILGVSHFFMTESILSQVLESDQLIGIQVREPSVRKVPIFARIFATIVAISLMPVIIFGYLLFEETAGWVKLGNITVPLLLTGFFMLVTVAVASYLLAVSIRKNSGNMVNIFGGMSNGDLVSELPMISTDELGRSGKALNEFIKRLRIIVKSVIREADRLSESSKKLEENTKELSRKMQDQAASTEQMSAGVEEIAASITSTAARADGQAEIAKKATESLAELEGRIRQVHLALSETKADADRMKAETSKGTHALQGTTRAMAEIEESTTRMGSTVNVIHEITDRIGLLSLNAAIEAARAGEAGKGFAVVAQEISKLGEQTQENAKRIRSAIKDALSATQSGREVIESTQVVFEKIGYTVTTTLNRVSEVAELSDYQLSASAAVRSAFGDLTRSAEEIRNHTQEQAQTSGEFSKTIVAISETTELLNRVVEEIDSLAERLATQSTALKGDVAFFQT; encoded by the coding sequence ATGGATAAAAGGGAATCCTGGAAAGTACGGTGGAAAATAACGATCGGAATGGAAGTGATGACTTCCGTTTTGGCCGTGCCTTTGGCGGTGCTCTTCATCATCGCGGCCGGGGCTTACGACTTCGGGAAATCTTTGGCATTGATCATCTGTGCGGCGATTTCCCTATTCACATCTTTCGTGGTTCCCACTGTGCGTTTTCTCTATCTAGGACGAGTCTTCCGATCTCTGGAAACGGAACAATGGACCAAATTGAACGCTGTCGGGAAATCGGCGGTCAAAGAGAAACTCCTGAATTTTCCTTTGTACAATACGATATTTTACGTCGTGCAATGGAGTTACGGAATTTTTTCGGCCTGGGAATACATGCATTACTTCTTTCGGCCCACCTTTTTGGAATCCCTGCCTTTCGCTTTCCTTCCCGCAATCATCTATCCCATATTGGGAGTTTCCCATTTCTTCATGACGGAATCCATCTTATCCCAAGTCCTGGAATCGGACCAACTCATCGGAATTCAGGTCCGGGAACCCAGCGTCAGAAAGGTTCCGATTTTCGCGAGGATCTTCGCCACCATCGTCGCGATCTCCCTGATGCCGGTCATTATTTTCGGATATCTGCTGTTCGAGGAAACGGCGGGTTGGGTCAAATTGGGGAATATCACCGTTCCTCTCCTTCTCACAGGATTCTTCATGTTGGTCACCGTGGCGGTCGCGTCCTACCTTCTCGCGGTCAGCATCCGTAAAAACTCGGGAAATATGGTGAATATTTTCGGAGGCATGTCCAACGGGGATCTGGTTTCCGAATTGCCGATGATTTCGACGGACGAGCTGGGACGTAGCGGTAAAGCGTTAAACGAATTCATCAAGCGTCTCCGCATCATCGTAAAAAGCGTCATACGGGAAGCGGACCGGCTTTCCGAGAGCTCCAAAAAACTGGAGGAGAACACCAAGGAGTTATCCCGAAAGATGCAGGACCAAGCGGCCTCGACGGAACAGATGAGTGCGGGAGTGGAGGAAATCGCCGCTTCCATCACTTCCACGGCGGCTCGTGCGGACGGTCAGGCGGAGATCGCCAAAAAAGCGACGGAGTCCTTGGCAGAATTGGAAGGCCGCATCCGGCAGGTGCATCTTGCGTTATCCGAAACCAAAGCGGATGCCGATCGAATGAAGGCCGAAACATCCAAGGGAACTCATGCCTTACAGGGTACGACCCGCGCGATGGCGGAAATAGAGGAAAGCACCACTCGAATGGGAAGCACTGTGAATGTGATCCATGAGATCACCGATCGAATCGGTCTACTTTCCTTGAATGCGGCCATAGAGGCGGCGAGAGCTGGAGAAGCAGGGAAGGGGTTTGCCGTAGTCGCGCAGGAAATCTCCAAGTTGGGCGAACAAACCCAGGAAAACGCCAAGAGGATCCGTTCCGCCATTAAGGATGCATTGAGCGCGACTCAGAGCGGTAGAGAAGTGATAGAATCCACCCAGGTCGTATTCGAAAAAATAGGGTATACCGTCACCACCACCTTGAACCGGGTTTCGGAAGTCGCGGAGTTATCCGACTACCAACTTTCCGCCAGCGCAGCAGTCCGTTCCGCCTTCGGGGATTTGACCCGTTCAGCGGAGGAAATCAGAAATCATACCCAGGAACAGGCCCAAACTTCGGGGGAATTCTCCAAGACGATCGTGGCGATTTCGGAAACGACGGAACTCCTGAATCGTGTGGTCGAGGAAATAGATTCGTTGGCGGAAAGACTCGCGACCCAATCCACTGCACTCAAAGGGGACGTCGCGTTTTTTCAAACGTAA